A stretch of the Paucidesulfovibrio longus DSM 6739 genome encodes the following:
- a CDS encoding tyrosine-type recombinase/integrase — MAASRFYKTEFKGVRYRKHATRKHGVQADRYYVLTYKIDGKTKTEAVGWASEGVKPSEAYDLHCQLLQNRKKGQGPRTIAEMRAEGDEERAEREAENRRQARLNISFKKYFEKYYLPEVLQANRPETVDKTKIQVDKWIDPVVQELPMREITLEYIKRIRANLNKKERSPRTIQYVFVSFNAIWNMAREDGFVEGESPAKKRSFRKTMPTVDNRRERFLTRDEEDKLLAELARRSRQLHDMALLSIECGLRRGEIFALTWDCVDFESETLHLRRTKSNKSRWVPLTQRAKAMLLIMEPGSVGEFVFLDRFGNQLKALSNSFDKAVDKVGLNDGITDRKMKIVFHSLRHSYASNFLKAGGSLYALSKLMGHGSINVTERYGHLVNDDLVAATKQMEASRTSERSGGKVVPLHKAQSSSNSF, encoded by the coding sequence ATGGCTGCCTCCAGATTTTACAAGACCGAGTTCAAGGGTGTCCGCTACCGGAAGCACGCCACTAGAAAGCATGGCGTGCAGGCTGATCGGTATTATGTGCTGACGTACAAGATCGACGGCAAGACCAAGACCGAGGCGGTCGGGTGGGCCTCAGAGGGCGTAAAGCCGTCTGAAGCGTATGATCTTCATTGCCAGCTCCTCCAGAACCGCAAGAAGGGACAGGGGCCGAGGACCATAGCCGAGATGCGCGCCGAGGGCGATGAGGAACGAGCTGAGCGTGAGGCAGAGAACAGACGCCAGGCGCGTCTGAATATTTCGTTTAAAAAGTACTTCGAGAAGTACTATCTCCCGGAAGTGCTGCAAGCGAACCGACCTGAAACCGTGGATAAAACTAAAATCCAGGTGGATAAATGGATAGATCCGGTCGTTCAGGAACTTCCTATGCGTGAGATTACACTTGAGTATATCAAACGGATTCGGGCGAATCTGAACAAGAAGGAGCGCAGTCCTCGGACCATTCAGTATGTTTTCGTTTCCTTCAATGCCATTTGGAATATGGCCAGGGAGGACGGCTTCGTCGAGGGCGAAAGTCCGGCCAAGAAGCGGAGCTTCCGTAAGACTATGCCCACGGTCGATAACCGGCGGGAGCGTTTTCTGACGAGAGACGAAGAGGACAAACTGCTCGCTGAGTTGGCTCGCCGGAGTCGGCAGTTACACGATATGGCTTTGCTTTCCATAGAGTGCGGTCTGAGGCGGGGCGAGATCTTCGCTCTGACATGGGATTGCGTGGATTTCGAGTCCGAAACCCTGCACCTGCGGCGCACTAAAAGCAACAAAAGTCGTTGGGTGCCTCTCACGCAACGAGCCAAGGCAATGTTGCTGATTATGGAGCCGGGCAGTGTCGGTGAGTTTGTATTCCTCGATCGATTCGGCAATCAGCTCAAAGCGCTCTCCAATTCATTCGACAAGGCCGTGGATAAGGTCGGCTTGAATGATGGCATCACTGACCGGAAGATGAAAATAGTCTTTCACTCCCTACGGCATTCCTATGCCAGCAACTTCCTCAAGGCGGGCGGGAGTCTTTATGCTCTTTCCAAGCTGATGGGGCATGGCAGTATAAATGTGACCGAGCGCTATGGTCATTTGGTCAATGACGATCTGGTTGCCGCCACCAAACAGATGGAGGCGAGTCGGACGAGCGAGAGGAGCGGTGGGAAGGTTGTTCCTCTGCATAAGGCACAAAGCTCCTCCAATAGCTTCTAA
- the cas6 gene encoding CRISPR system precrRNA processing endoribonuclease RAMP protein Cas6: MRFGSYFITINFDEDVLLPSYLGSTLRGAFGAALKTSMCGNLNRECESCRIAERCLYAKTFEPKSFTGKMNVRGVEPPPSYVVAPPDSHTTFLGKGETLAFTLLLFGEANYYLPFFLNAVEMMGRRGIGRRPDGPGGALFSLYSVEQDQGHNLFDPADGRLVGEPAVQYIRLEPPPAGNPGILTVKLLTPLRLKFQGHLQDTLPFHVLVRAALRRVSSVFAAHGDGAPEIKYAQLVAEASAVKTISSDLRWLDWERYSNRQKRRMLLGGMVGTISFAEVAAAYLPILAIASLLHIGKQSTFGLGKFSLAWRPDQERGAMTMSSTASPAKDESICSPQLSSK, from the coding sequence ATGCGCTTCGGAAGCTATTTTATCACGATCAACTTCGATGAAGATGTGCTACTACCAAGCTATCTTGGCTCCACACTGCGCGGAGCCTTTGGAGCTGCCCTGAAGACCTCTATGTGTGGGAACCTGAATCGCGAGTGCGAGTCTTGCAGGATTGCTGAACGTTGCCTTTACGCCAAAACGTTCGAGCCCAAGTCGTTCACTGGCAAGATGAATGTGCGAGGGGTGGAACCTCCTCCTTCATATGTAGTTGCCCCCCCCGACAGCCATACAACTTTCCTCGGCAAAGGGGAGACACTGGCCTTCACATTGCTTCTGTTTGGAGAGGCCAACTACTACCTTCCCTTTTTCCTTAACGCCGTTGAGATGATGGGACGGCGCGGGATCGGGCGGCGTCCGGATGGCCCAGGAGGAGCACTGTTTTCATTATACAGTGTTGAACAGGACCAGGGGCACAACCTTTTCGACCCGGCAGATGGACGGCTGGTTGGAGAGCCAGCAGTGCAGTACATCCGGCTGGAGCCCCCACCTGCGGGCAACCCTGGGATCCTGACCGTAAAGCTTCTGACCCCACTTCGGTTAAAGTTCCAGGGCCACCTTCAAGATACACTCCCCTTCCATGTGCTCGTACGCGCGGCACTTCGTAGGGTGTCATCCGTCTTTGCCGCCCATGGTGACGGAGCTCCTGAGATCAAGTACGCCCAGCTTGTAGCTGAGGCGAGCGCAGTGAAGACGATCTCGAGCGATCTGCGATGGCTGGACTGGGAACGGTATTCCAACAGACAGAAACGGCGGATGCTCCTGGGCGGCATGGTCGGAACGATCAGTTTTGCCGAGGTCGCCGCCGCCTATCTACCGATCTTGGCAATCGCCAGTCTTCTGCATATTGGCAAACAGTCCACATTCGGACTGGGCAAGTTCTCTCTTGCTTGGCGGCCAGATCAGGAAAGAGGAGCAATGACAATGTCTTCCACCGCTAGCCCAGCCAAAGATGAAAGCATTTGCTCACCACAGCTTTCGTCAAAGTAG
- the cas10 gene encoding type III-A CRISPR-associated protein Cas10/Csm1 produces the protein MDQIDMEILALASLLHDIGKFAQRAKRPKSVNMEGEYCPAYKGRPSHAHVLYTDNFIEKDLLLPPELVPSRSRIARLASAHHKPAGSDLLELAIAQADRLSAGMDRVPQEDDAGDYMNARLLSSFSQIKLSESGDETPRQYYRLRSIEEDPFPVNLETAQASSYAELFRAFITGLGNIPLDMGVRPYLASLVSLLERYTWCIPSSTYRTEPDISLYDHAVTTAAIAQALAMYHEQQGGLPGSDDRRQPKFLLVGGDLSGIQSYIFDIEKSHGAGVAKLLRARSFHLQALTQSVILTLLERTNLLPQAKIMDAGGRFVLLLPAVPKVEELLPQFEAEVQEWFLKEFKGRLSLNMSHSVRMDETDFALSAFHKRLDEFFDCLELQKMRKFASLLEGGRPPIAVLAGEDFTAGACEICRTNPVSENASARYENQTGKSAKLCEQCEGQIERIGRRLPQAGAKFALFSRMGNMDSIPLFGGMALHFAEVADKRHKGALDIVNLRTRGQFSYHAIAGHLPRFASGDDARWETEGRKASLEEFVIPDTPKTFSQIAQEARIPDGQGRLRGKAFLGALKADLDNLGMIFSVGFGDKLSLSRFAGLSRMLNHFFAEVMLDLIGKNPLFHDIYVVFAGGDDLFLIGPWHQLMTFSETLAGAFRRYVAGNRDVTLSAGIFITKPTLPANTVARNASALLDESKKYQHSGEEGKTKNAVTVLGVTIGWEEYSALMQRGTWLERLVLEGHIPSGLAMRLMRYADDCLAFRSGKGGRRSGMYRSQMRYDFARNLNNKSLTQRDKEELEALGTDPLTLERMRLPISYALYRMRTE, from the coding sequence ATGGATCAAATCGATATGGAAATATTGGCTCTTGCTTCTCTACTGCACGACATCGGCAAGTTTGCCCAGCGGGCGAAGCGGCCTAAAAGCGTCAACATGGAAGGCGAATATTGTCCGGCGTACAAAGGTAGGCCGAGCCATGCACACGTTCTCTACACCGACAACTTCATTGAAAAAGACCTTCTGCTTCCGCCAGAGTTGGTCCCTTCTCGGTCTCGAATTGCACGTTTGGCCTCCGCTCACCATAAACCTGCGGGAAGCGACCTCTTGGAATTGGCTATTGCGCAGGCGGATCGGCTCTCCGCTGGGATGGACCGCGTGCCGCAGGAAGATGACGCTGGCGACTATATGAACGCTCGCTTGCTCTCAAGCTTTTCCCAGATCAAGCTTTCCGAGAGCGGCGACGAGACGCCTAGACAGTATTACCGCCTTAGATCGATCGAGGAAGACCCCTTCCCTGTAAATCTAGAAACAGCGCAAGCCAGCAGCTATGCGGAACTGTTCCGCGCCTTCATTACGGGGCTCGGTAATATCCCCCTGGACATGGGGGTGAGGCCCTACCTAGCATCACTTGTTTCCCTTCTTGAAAGATACACGTGGTGCATCCCTTCCTCCACCTACCGAACGGAACCGGACATCTCGTTGTATGACCATGCGGTAACGACCGCCGCCATCGCCCAGGCCCTAGCGATGTACCACGAACAGCAAGGGGGGTTACCCGGCTCCGACGACCGGCGCCAACCAAAGTTTCTCCTCGTTGGGGGCGACCTCTCGGGGATCCAATCCTATATCTTCGACATTGAGAAATCACATGGCGCTGGCGTTGCCAAGTTGCTGCGTGCTCGGTCATTCCATCTGCAGGCCCTAACTCAATCGGTCATTCTCACCCTCCTGGAACGAACAAACCTCTTGCCCCAGGCCAAGATAATGGACGCGGGCGGACGTTTCGTGCTTCTTTTGCCTGCCGTGCCCAAGGTTGAAGAACTGCTGCCCCAGTTCGAGGCTGAGGTTCAGGAGTGGTTCCTTAAGGAGTTCAAGGGGCGCTTGTCACTCAACATGAGCCATTCAGTGCGAATGGATGAGACGGACTTCGCCCTTTCCGCTTTTCACAAGCGGCTTGATGAGTTCTTCGACTGCCTTGAGCTGCAGAAAATGCGAAAGTTTGCGAGCCTATTGGAGGGAGGACGCCCGCCCATTGCTGTGCTCGCTGGTGAAGACTTCACTGCAGGTGCCTGCGAGATATGTCGAACCAACCCGGTCTCGGAGAATGCTAGCGCCCGGTACGAAAACCAGACAGGCAAGTCCGCTAAGCTTTGCGAGCAATGCGAAGGGCAGATCGAACGGATAGGCAGGAGGCTACCACAGGCGGGTGCAAAATTCGCACTTTTCTCACGGATGGGCAACATGGATAGCATTCCGTTATTTGGGGGGATGGCGCTCCATTTTGCAGAGGTGGCGGACAAACGCCACAAGGGTGCCTTGGACATTGTAAACCTGCGCACCCGAGGACAATTCTCGTACCATGCCATTGCAGGACACCTGCCCAGGTTTGCTTCCGGTGATGATGCCCGGTGGGAGACAGAGGGACGAAAGGCAAGCCTTGAGGAATTTGTCATTCCTGATACCCCGAAGACATTCAGTCAGATTGCTCAGGAGGCACGAATCCCGGACGGCCAGGGCAGGCTGCGCGGTAAGGCCTTCCTGGGTGCGCTTAAGGCCGATCTGGACAATTTGGGGATGATCTTCAGCGTCGGGTTCGGCGACAAGCTTTCGCTTTCAAGATTTGCGGGCCTCTCCAGAATGCTGAACCACTTCTTCGCGGAGGTCATGCTTGACTTGATTGGCAAGAACCCTCTGTTCCATGACATCTACGTGGTGTTTGCAGGCGGCGACGACCTCTTCCTCATCGGCCCCTGGCACCAGTTAATGACCTTTTCGGAAACCCTTGCAGGTGCCTTCCGGCGATATGTTGCAGGCAATCGGGATGTCACCCTCTCCGCTGGCATCTTCATCACCAAGCCTACCCTGCCCGCCAACACCGTAGCACGGAACGCCTCGGCCCTGCTGGACGAGTCCAAAAAGTACCAACATTCCGGGGAAGAGGGCAAAACCAAAAATGCCGTCACCGTGCTGGGGGTGACGATTGGGTGGGAGGAATACTCGGCGCTCATGCAGAGAGGGACGTGGCTCGAACGCCTTGTGTTGGAAGGGCATATTCCCTCGGGGCTGGCGATGCGGCTCATGCGCTACGCCGACGACTGTCTGGCCTTTCGCAGCGGGAAAGGCGGTCGCCGGAGCGGTATGTACCGGTCGCAGATGCGCTATGACTTTGCTAGGAACTTGAACAATAAGTCTCTCACACAAAGGGACAAAGAAGAACTGGAAGCTCTGGGAACAGATCCTTTGACGCTGGAGCGAATGCGCCTGCCTATTTCGTATGCACTGTACAGAATGCGGACAGAGTGA
- the csm2 gene encoding type III-A CRISPR-associated protein Csm2 → MSIYFDDQGNIRKELLGEESENVAQTFVVLKDNKLVARESVNSAQLRRFYGELKSLEKKLEFKRQGGSNSDAFLSILPLVKMVKSKVAYASNPKNQKVPMAFANWLKKNIDAIETAEDFEAFMLHFEAVVGFCYGRGISNS, encoded by the coding sequence ATGAGTATCTACTTTGATGATCAGGGCAACATACGCAAGGAACTGCTTGGGGAGGAGTCGGAAAATGTCGCCCAAACTTTTGTTGTCCTTAAGGACAATAAGCTTGTTGCTCGAGAATCGGTGAACTCAGCACAATTACGCCGATTTTACGGGGAGTTGAAGAGCTTGGAGAAGAAGCTGGAATTTAAACGGCAAGGCGGGAGCAATTCCGATGCGTTCCTTTCGATTCTTCCCCTCGTGAAGATGGTCAAGTCCAAGGTTGCCTATGCCTCGAATCCGAAAAACCAAAAAGTCCCAATGGCCTTTGCAAACTGGCTAAAGAAAAACATAGATGCCATTGAGACTGCTGAGGACTTCGAGGCCTTTATGCTTCACTTCGAAGCCGTCGTCGGATTTTGTTATGGCCGGGGCATAAGCAATTCTTGA
- the csm3 gene encoding type III-A CRISPR-associated RAMP protein Csm3 encodes MRLEKIKHINGTLLVVSGLHIGAGRDVIEIGGMDQPIIKHPITRAPYVPGSSIKGKMRSLLEVYYFINNEKTREFVVQGKPCGCGERSCPACVIFGAANDKKDITIGPSRLMMRDAMLSKIDQERFEKGELPMEVKYENIIHRVKGVAEHPRPLERIPAGVTFDFNFSFKVFEGDEPGLLDYVYRGLRLIELDALGGCGSRGCGQVRFDNLACDGQKIDLTSVNLD; translated from the coding sequence ATGAGATTGGAAAAAATCAAGCACATCAACGGCACGCTCCTTGTTGTCTCCGGCCTGCACATCGGTGCTGGCAGGGATGTCATTGAGATCGGTGGTATGGATCAACCCATAATTAAACACCCCATTACCAGAGCTCCCTACGTTCCAGGCTCGTCCATCAAGGGTAAAATGCGCTCTTTGCTTGAGGTCTACTATTTTATCAATAATGAGAAGACTCGAGAATTCGTTGTTCAGGGGAAGCCATGCGGGTGCGGAGAACGCAGCTGCCCGGCGTGTGTCATCTTTGGCGCCGCCAACGACAAAAAGGACATCACTATCGGCCCATCCCGTCTCATGATGCGTGATGCGATGCTCAGCAAGATCGATCAGGAGCGGTTCGAAAAGGGCGAACTGCCTATGGAGGTCAAGTACGAGAACATCATCCACAGAGTGAAGGGGGTTGCGGAGCATCCTCGCCCGCTCGAGCGCATTCCAGCCGGGGTGACGTTCGACTTCAATTTCTCCTTCAAAGTGTTCGAGGGGGACGAACCGGGCCTGCTCGACTACGTGTACCGGGGGCTCCGGCTCATCGAACTGGATGCCTTGGGAGGTTGCGGCTCCAGGGGCTGCGGGCAAGTGCGCTTCGACAACTTGGCCTGCGACGGTCAGAAAATTGATCTGACGAGCGTGAACCTCGACTAG
- the csm4 gene encoding type III-A CRISPR-associated RAMP protein Csm4 — MRSDTLHGQLLCAAAELDGQDAVTELITAFESDKPPFICSSALPEGMLPMPCLPPLPRDEFRARFCKQDGPFCGDRVRALNFYKAFRKLAYVPIGVWSELRSGLDQASLFKRWVQDWRNDCNAFHPKQASAEAVWQTAHVESHNSIDRATGGVLQDGGLFLSESTFFGSDARLDLYVRAETPEAFERLLGHVAATGFGRDTSTGKGWFTFERDDTFDPSRLKGLGTHRMTLSVLSAMDMSEAKGWYRVFAKSGRVWGALGEGNPFKKTFLAMAEGSVFESLPDRGYVLRGLHPNPKVVQVTWPVTIAFTLATQEAAA, encoded by the coding sequence ATGCGCAGCGATACCCTGCACGGACAGCTGCTGTGCGCGGCTGCGGAACTTGATGGACAGGATGCGGTGACCGAACTCATCACCGCCTTCGAGTCGGACAAGCCTCCGTTCATCTGCTCTTCCGCCCTGCCGGAGGGGATGCTCCCCATGCCCTGCCTGCCGCCGCTGCCCAGGGACGAGTTCCGGGCGCGCTTTTGTAAGCAGGACGGGCCATTTTGTGGCGATCGCGTGCGGGCCCTAAACTTCTACAAGGCGTTCCGGAAACTTGCCTATGTGCCGATCGGCGTATGGAGTGAATTGCGAAGTGGGCTGGACCAGGCGAGCCTCTTCAAACGATGGGTCCAGGACTGGCGGAATGACTGCAACGCATTTCACCCAAAGCAGGCCTCAGCCGAGGCTGTATGGCAAACTGCCCATGTGGAATCGCACAACAGCATTGATCGAGCTACTGGTGGGGTACTGCAGGATGGTGGGCTTTTTCTTTCAGAATCTACCTTCTTCGGGTCTGACGCCAGACTCGACCTGTATGTTCGCGCGGAGACACCCGAGGCATTCGAAAGGCTACTCGGACACGTGGCGGCGACCGGTTTTGGAAGGGACACGAGTACGGGCAAAGGGTGGTTCACTTTTGAACGTGACGATACCTTCGACCCCTCCAGACTGAAAGGGTTGGGGACGCACAGGATGACACTGTCCGTTCTCTCCGCCATGGACATGTCCGAGGCCAAAGGGTGGTACCGGGTCTTTGCTAAGTCTGGCCGCGTCTGGGGTGCGCTGGGGGAGGGCAACCCCTTCAAAAAGACCTTTCTCGCCATGGCGGAGGGCTCGGTATTCGAGAGCCTGCCCGACCGGGGCTATGTACTGCGGGGGCTGCACCCGAATCCGAAGGTGGTCCAGGTGACGTGGCCTGTGACCATCGCCTTCACACTCGCCACCCAGGAGGCCGCAGCATGA
- a CDS encoding RAMP superfamily CRISPR-associated protein: MTRLHEQVSFIRLEPLTPIHIGVGDSMDPLDYIMKEEHGQPFLYSVDVQAWVEAQANPVELAELFSRKSLTEIRSYLTKEISPSVDVFGGASARIASREVYDKYTQELRVQSSLNQLLIDPALKTPLTGALLIPGSSIKGAIRTAVIDWLDTNWSIGLKTAMNKDPKHGYTNALEGLLGKISDNDFRDLKVGDFPAAIGESVIVSAKEVRKRYKPEKQGTPKNPCEVSFSQVMSSKGYAVYGKIAVGAHGASRRDTALTISQGGRTKTWTLQQLMELCNEFYSKRYLDENARFYSQPHLSRTAEALGPIDPLFANPDPSAMLLRLGHYSHVECMTVSNNQPQTRRMKDGTFMPFGTTRTLADGVYPFGWARLTIINAEKYAQACSRREEEDAAFLSERTRRRMEANQRREAKARQKAEQERIEQERLAAEARRKAARESMTPEERLIDDVRSGLGNENQAVELYGKLDGLHDELRVCAARLLKAFWEKAGKWEKKKCTNKQWAKVQKVRDILGDE, encoded by the coding sequence ATGACGCGCCTTCACGAGCAGGTATCCTTCATTCGCCTGGAACCGCTCACGCCAATCCATATAGGTGTTGGCGACAGCATGGATCCCCTGGACTACATCATGAAGGAGGAGCACGGACAGCCATTTCTCTACTCTGTAGATGTGCAGGCCTGGGTGGAGGCGCAGGCAAACCCGGTCGAACTGGCAGAACTGTTTTCCAGAAAGTCACTTACAGAAATCCGGTCCTACCTGACAAAGGAGATTTCCCCTAGTGTGGATGTGTTCGGCGGCGCGTCGGCCAGAATTGCCTCGCGAGAGGTCTACGACAAGTACACCCAGGAACTGCGTGTACAGAGCAGCCTCAACCAATTGCTCATTGATCCGGCCCTGAAAACCCCCCTGACAGGGGCCCTGCTCATCCCCGGCTCGTCCATCAAGGGAGCGATCCGCACGGCCGTCATCGATTGGCTGGACACCAACTGGAGCATAGGCCTGAAGACAGCTATGAATAAAGACCCCAAGCACGGATATACAAACGCCTTGGAGGGGCTTCTTGGCAAGATTTCGGATAATGACTTCCGCGACCTCAAGGTAGGCGACTTTCCAGCAGCGATTGGAGAATCAGTCATCGTATCGGCCAAGGAAGTTCGCAAGCGGTACAAGCCGGAAAAACAGGGTACCCCGAAGAATCCCTGCGAGGTGAGCTTCTCGCAGGTCATGTCCAGCAAGGGCTATGCCGTGTATGGCAAGATTGCTGTGGGCGCCCACGGAGCTAGTCGGCGCGATACAGCCCTGACAATCTCGCAGGGGGGGAGGACCAAGACATGGACGTTGCAGCAGTTGATGGAGTTGTGCAACGAGTTTTACAGTAAACGCTATCTAGACGAGAATGCCCGATTCTATTCTCAGCCGCATCTCTCCAGAACCGCTGAGGCCCTCGGTCCCATCGATCCTTTGTTCGCCAATCCTGATCCCAGCGCCATGCTTTTACGGCTGGGCCACTACTCCCACGTGGAATGCATGACGGTTAGCAACAACCAACCCCAGACCCGCCGCATGAAGGATGGCACTTTCATGCCCTTTGGCACGACGCGGACCCTGGCTGACGGCGTTTACCCCTTCGGTTGGGCTCGCCTGACAATCATAAACGCCGAGAAGTATGCTCAGGCCTGCAGCCGGAGAGAGGAGGAGGATGCGGCCTTCCTGTCTGAGCGCACACGACGACGCATGGAAGCCAACCAGAGGCGAGAGGCGAAGGCGCGGCAGAAAGCGGAACAGGAGCGCATTGAGCAGGAGCGCCTGGCGGCAGAAGCAAGGCGCAAGGCCGCCCGTGAATCCATGACCCCAGAGGAGCGGCTTATCGACGATGTGAGGAGCGGACTCGGCAACGAGAACCAAGCCGTGGAACTTTACGGGAAGCTGGATGGGCTGCACGATGAGCTCCGTGTCTGCGCGGCTCGTTTGCTGAAGGCCTTCTGGGAGAAGGCCGGCAAGTGGGAGAAAAAGAAGTGTACGAACAAGCAGTGGGCAAAGGTCCAGAAAGTCCGGGACATCCTTGGAGACGAATAG
- the cas1 gene encoding CRISPR-associated endonuclease Cas1, giving the protein MPVLYVTEPGATVRLSGESLLVTVEEHHEEAHGAGRRKTLLEVESHRLELISIVGAGHITSTAMQHCLERGISVAWLTRSGEFLGRTIGAMPRSAEIRLRQYAATSNVGTRLERAVSVVNAKLRNAHAVLLDIQSNDSGNDTLRQALTEVKRIAEHTDSCKEIKSLLGSEGSGARAYFAAFGAAFKSEIPFRGRKHRPAPDPANSLLSFGYVILGARLAGLLEARGLDPYLGFFHELRPGRPSLALDLLEELRHPIVDRFVLRNCNLRVFRPEHFDPPDEDGAVRMNREGLRVFFSHWENHLLKPLREHGQEERISPHDLIRRQVERFAASLGGGELYRPFLYGN; this is encoded by the coding sequence ATGCCTGTGCTTTACGTGACGGAACCTGGGGCCACTGTTCGCTTGTCTGGTGAGAGCCTGCTGGTGACTGTTGAAGAGCACCATGAGGAAGCCCACGGGGCAGGTCGACGCAAGACGCTGCTGGAGGTCGAGTCCCACAGGCTAGAGTTAATCAGTATTGTTGGCGCGGGGCACATCACATCCACAGCGATGCAGCACTGCCTGGAGCGAGGAATTTCTGTAGCCTGGCTGACGAGGAGCGGCGAATTCCTTGGGCGCACGATCGGGGCCATGCCCCGCTCTGCCGAAATCAGATTACGGCAGTATGCTGCTACCTCGAATGTTGGGACGAGGCTGGAGCGGGCTGTGTCCGTTGTGAATGCAAAACTTCGAAACGCACATGCCGTCCTGCTGGACATCCAGAGCAACGACTCAGGAAACGATACTCTGAGGCAGGCTCTGACAGAGGTGAAGCGAATCGCGGAACATACGGATTCATGCAAAGAGATCAAGAGCTTGCTCGGCAGTGAAGGAAGTGGAGCGCGTGCCTATTTCGCTGCTTTTGGCGCTGCCTTCAAATCGGAAATCCCCTTTCGGGGTCGCAAGCATCGACCAGCTCCTGACCCCGCCAATTCATTGCTTTCCTTCGGCTACGTTATCCTGGGCGCAAGGCTTGCCGGTCTTCTAGAGGCCCGAGGACTTGATCCCTACCTTGGGTTCTTCCATGAACTGCGGCCCGGTCGTCCGAGTCTCGCTCTTGATCTTCTTGAAGAACTCCGTCATCCTATCGTTGATCGATTTGTTCTTCGGAATTGCAACTTGCGCGTTTTCCGTCCAGAACACTTCGACCCCCCTGACGAGGATGGGGCCGTGCGAATGAACCGGGAAGGGCTCCGGGTATTCTTCTCGCACTGGGAAAATCATCTGCTCAAACCCTTGCGTGAGCATGGCCAGGAAGAACGCATCTCTCCTCATGATCTGATCAGGCGCCAAGTGGAACGGTTTGCCGCCTCGCTGGGGGGAGGAGAGTTGTATCGCCCCTTCCTTTACGGGAACTGA
- the cas2 gene encoding CRISPR-associated endonuclease Cas2: MHGKMLRYVICYDIPDDKRRTKVAKCLDGYGDRIQFSVFEALLTHTLIEKLIGKLTDMIDEKEDSVRIYALCANCAGKVHKLGVTDPGPEIGEETVFIV, translated from the coding sequence ATGCATGGCAAAATGTTGCGGTACGTCATCTGCTATGACATTCCTGACGACAAGCGTCGGACAAAAGTGGCCAAATGCCTGGACGGCTACGGTGACCGCATCCAGTTCAGCGTTTTCGAGGCGCTGCTCACCCATACGCTCATTGAAAAACTCATAGGGAAACTTACGGACATGATCGACGAAAAGGAAGACAGCGTCCGCATCTACGCCTTGTGCGCTAATTGTGCGGGCAAGGTTCACAAGCTTGGGGTCACTGACCCGGGGCCGGAGATAGGTGAGGAGACCGTCTTTATCGTTTGA